Proteins found in one Pseudomonadota bacterium genomic segment:
- a CDS encoding TlpA family protein disulfide reductase: MPGFSLPIKPAQAVLGVCLMLLSALFLLSCDDGAQKAKVPKEVPNFTLTTLDNQTLTRDSLKGKVVLLDFWATWCAPCRAAIPHLATLYENYRKQGLEVIGISLDQGGVSEVESFVLRNQVPYPIVFGANNPITRDLGNISSLPTIILLNQDSAIEFKVVGFNAEIGQQMENKIKKLLAPQG; this comes from the coding sequence ATGCCCGGATTTTCCTTGCCCATAAAGCCAGCGCAGGCAGTGCTTGGCGTCTGCCTGATGCTGCTGAGCGCATTGTTCCTTCTCAGCTGCGACGATGGGGCGCAAAAAGCCAAGGTACCGAAAGAAGTGCCGAATTTCACCCTGACCACGCTCGACAATCAGACCTTGACCCGTGATAGCCTGAAGGGCAAGGTCGTCCTGCTGGACTTCTGGGCGACCTGGTGCGCCCCCTGCAGAGCGGCGATCCCACATCTGGCCACGCTTTACGAAAACTACCGGAAACAGGGCTTAGAGGTTATCGGCATCAGCCTTGATCAAGGGGGCGTAAGCGAGGTGGAAAGCTTCGTCTTACGCAACCAGGTTCCCTACCCGATTGTCTTCGGAGCCAATAACCCGATTACCAGGGATCTGGGCAATATCTCTTCACTGCCGACCATCATCCTGCTCAATCAGGACTCCGCCATAGAGTTCAAAGTCGTCGGTTTCAATGCCGAAATCGGCCAACAGATGGAAAATAAAATTAAAAAATTACTGGCTCCGCAGGGCTGA